The Phycisphaerales bacterium AB-hyl4 genome includes the window AAATACGAACGCATTAAACAGGCCGACCTGTCACTGCCGGCCCCGCTGCGGTGGCTGACCCGAGCCTTCAGCTCGATCACCCTCTCGGTGATCCTCCTGTCGCTGGTCTGCCTCTACGGCATCGCCGCGACCATCCCCGTCCTCTACCTCGCATTGACGGGGGCCTACACCGTGATCGGCCTGATCACCGTGGGCCTCGCCGCCGTCGCCGGCTTCGTCCTGCTGCGACGCGTCACCGCCCTGCCGTGGTACGTCCGCGTCGCGGGATGTTTGGCCATGCTCGCCTTCGGCGGCGTCGTCGGCGTCCGCCTGGGCTATCTCGCTTACGAGCAGCTCAACAGCGTCCCCTGGCTGCTGGAACACCGCGCGACCGTCATCTACCGCCTGCCCTGGCTGGAGATGACCGAGCTGGAGTTTTATGCGTGGTGGCCCATGCAGATCATCCTCATCCTCTTCGTGCTCAACATGGTCTGGGCCACCATCCGCCGCATCGAGTTCAAGTTCGCCAACCTCGGCGTGCTCACCGTCCACAGCGGCATCGTCGTCATGGCGATCGGCTCGATCCTCTACGGCCACTTCAAGGTCGAAGGCGACACCATCCTCTGGCGACGCGACCTCGGCGGCACGTTCGAAAACGTCTTCTACGACGCACACGAGCCCGCCCTCTACATCGACGTCGACGACCGCCAGCTCATGGTCCCCATCCCCGAGCTGCCGCGATACAACGACTACCCCGTCGGCTCGCTCGACATCCACCTGCACCGCTTCCCGCAGGTCCGCGAGATGCTCGGCGAAAACGTCCGCCTCACCATCCCCGGCTTCAAGCCCTACGCCGACCTCGAACCCGTCTGGCGGCCCCTCCGCACGCCCGACGACCACGCCGCGGCCCTCGCCACCAGCCCGGCGCTGCGGATCGCGCTAGGCGATGACGACGGCCCTGCCGACGAGATGCACCTCACCCTCGCGAGCAACATGCCTGCCGAGCGGTTGATGGAACGACAAGGCTACACCGTCGAGTACCTGCTCCGCCCCAGCCGGGAACGCATCGAAGACCTGAGCACCTCCATCGCGGGCGAGCATGGCCTGATCATCGAGATCCCCGAGCACGGCTACCGCGAAGCCCACGCCATCGAACCCGGACAGACCATCAACCTCGACGAGCTCGGCTACCGCTTCACCATCCGCGACGTCGGCGAATACGGCATGCCCTTCGTCACCGCCGGCTACGAAGACGCCACCGACACGCAGGCCACCATCGAAGTCACCACACCCGACGGCGAACAGTTCACACGCATGTCGCTGTACCGCTACCCCGAGCGCACGCAGGATTTCGTCCCTTCCGACGATCCCGCTGCCGGGCCCATGGGCGAACGACGCGACCCCGACCCGTCGATTCGGCTGGTCTATCTCGACAGCTCACGTTGGCAGTATCACCTCGTGGCCGACCGCGCCGACGCGGACGTGGTGGGGCTCGCCCTCCGCATGCCCGGCGGCGAAAGCACGTTCACCGCTTTGCCCGAGCAGCGCATTCGCGTGCCCGGCCGAAGCGAAGGGCTCGGCTGGCTGTACATCGAGCAGATCATCCCCCTGGCCGGCCGGATGACCGAGCCGCGTCCCACCCCGCGCGACCGTCGCGACGCCAGCGAGGAAGGCACGTACATCAACTCGCTGCTGCCGGTGCGCGTTGAGGTCGACCAGCCTGACGAGCAAGGCGGCACGTGGAGCCGACTCGTCTGGATGCGCCACATGCGCTACCCCAAGTATCCCGACCAGGTGCACCGCCCGGTCTTCGTCGATTTGCCGGAGGTGGGCCAGGTCCGCCTCGCCTTCAGCCGACGACGTTTCGAGCTGCCGTTCGCAATTGCGCTCGATCATTTCGAGATGCAGCCTTACCCCGGTTCGCAGATTCCGCAGGACTTCACTGCCGAGCTGCTGATCAGCGATGTCGACGAGCATGGCCTGATGCACAATCAGCCCGACCGCCACATCGTCCACATGAATCACCCGCTGAACTACCGCGCCACGTCCAGCGCGCCGCTGGCGCTGCAGCGCATCAAGATCAGCCAGACCGGCTGGGACCCGCCCGACTCGCAAAATCCCGCCGCCGCCGAGGAACGCGACGAGCAAGGCCGCTTCCTCAATCAGCAACGCTTCACCATCCTCGGCATCGGCAACAACGTCGGCATCCGCATCATCGCACTCGGCGCGACCATGGTCGGCGTCGGCATCCCCTGGGCCTTCTACATCAAGCCCTGGCTCACCCGCCGCGAGATGCGCCGCCTCCAACGCGAGTTCGCCGAGCAGGCTCAACAACGCCCGCAACACCCCGACGTCGACACGGACGACAACGCCATCACCCCCACCGAACCGCATCCGCGTACGCCCGAGCACTCGGCGGTATGACAACGCTTCGCTTCGCTCACCCCACCCCCCGCACCACCATGACACCAACCTCCCCCCCCAAGCCCCAAGCCGCAAGCCCCACTCTGGTCGACCGCTCGCGACTGCCCGGCTACCTCCCCGCGATCATCGTCCTCCTGCTCGCGCTCACCACGCCCGCGCTGGCCTACAACGATGACGACCCTCACGCGGGCCACGATCACCCCGACACCGAAGCGTCCCACCCGCACCCCCACGCCACGCACGGCGAACCTTCCACACCAGCCCCCGCCCCCGGAAGCACGCCCGCCCCCGGTGCAACGCAACCGCTCGCGCCCGGCGCCGGTGAAATCTCGCCTTACACCGGCACGGAATCCACCGCCGAGGATGCCCCCGCTGGCCCCACCGCGCACCAGCTTCACGATCTGCACCACCACAGCAACGCGCCGCTGGATCGCGACGCCCACGCCGCGTTCGCCGATCGCGTCGACACCCGCGACTTCGCTCGCCTCGCGGTCTTCGACGGCGGCCGACCCAAAATCCTCGACACCCTCGCCCGCGAAGAGCTCAACCGAATCTACGGCCGACCGCAGTGGCGCGACGCCATCACCGGCAAGCGCTACGACCCCGTCTTCACCTACTTCGACATGCTCTTCAGCAAACGCTACTACTTCGACAAACCCATTATCCGCGTCGAAGTGCTCCCGCTTCGCCAACAGCTCATCCAGCGCGTCGACCTCGAACGCATGTTCGCCCACGTCGAAGCCGATGACCCCGCACTCCACCAACGCCTCACCGATCCCGACCGCTGGCTGCGCTGGGGCCAGATCGCTCCGCTCATGGTCGTCGAGCCGGCGGTGCAGAACCTGCTCAGCGGGCAAGGCTCAAACCTTCGCCTGTTCGAAGCGCAGCGCGCCGTCGTCAACTCCGCCATCACGTTCGACCAGGTCGGCGCACGCCTGAACATGGTCTCGCCCGCCGAAGGACAGGAGCATTGGCATCACCTGCTCGCGTTGGAAGACATTACCGCCGCAGAGGGCCTGACCGTGAGCAACCCCGAAGCAGCGGCGGCGGTGCGCGAGCAGTTTGTCGCGCTGGCCCACGCTTGGCAGCAGGGTGACGCCGACGGCGTCAACGCAGCGCTCGAAGTGCTCGTCGAGCAGTTGCCGCAGATCAACGCGGCCACCTACCCCGCAAGCTTCCAGTTGCAGGTCGAGTCGGTCTACAACGCGACCAGCCGATTCACCATCGGCTTCTGGGTCTACCTGCTGGCGACCGTCGCGCTGCTGGTCGCCTTCGCGACCCGTCGGCGGTGGATCGCCAACACCGGCCTCGTGCTGCTGGTCGTCGGCTTCCTCGTGCACTCCGGCGGCATCGCAGCACGCACCATCCTCACCGAGCGCTGGCCGATCCATAATCAGTACGAGTCGTTCATCGCCGTCGCATGGTTCGCCGTGCTGCTGGGGCTCGTCCTCATGCTCGTCCGTCGACAGTGGCTGTTCGGCGCTGCCGCGGCGGCGCTCGGCTCGGCCACGCTGCTGACGGCGCACATGATCCAGATCCCCTCGCACGAGGCCGGCCCCGTCGCCGCCATCCTCGCCACCAGCCGTATCCTCTACATCCACGTCAACATCGTCCTCGCCAGCTACGCGATGATCGGCCTGGGCTTTGTCATCAGCCTCTTCTACATCGGCGTGCACTACTTCGGCAAAGGCGGCGGGCAAGGTTCGAACGGCTCCACCGGCCAGCCCGTCAACCTGCAAGCCAACCCCGTCAAGCCCGACGTCGCCCTGCAATCCGGTGCGCCCAACCTGCTGCAATTCGCCGCCGCCGGCGTCGGCGCGTTCGATCGCAGCGACGCCACACCCGCCCGCGGCCGACTCGCCCTGCTCAACGATCTCGACAAGGCGCAGCTCATCGTTCTGCAACTCGCCTTCTGGACGCTGGGCGTCGGCATCCTGCTCGGCGCATACTGGGCTGACCACGCCTGGGGCCGATGGTGGGCATGGGACCCGAAAGAGACCTGGGCGCTGATCACTTGGATCGTCTACCTCGTGGCCATCCACGTCCGCCTCGGCGTGAAAAACCGCGGCCTCGTCACCGCCTGGCTGAGCGTGCTCGGCTTCTTCGCGATGGTCTGGTGCTACTTCGGCGTCAACCTGCTTCTCGCGGGCCTGCACAGCTACGCGTAACCGCGCCCGCTATCATGCCACACCCGACCACCGTCGACCCTGCCACGGAGTGACCCGATGACCACGCACGAACGCACCGCCGAACTTGCCGCCGCCATTGAAGCCGTCAGCCGCGCGGCCCAGGTCACGCAGGCCGTGCAGCGCGAGCTGGTCACCGCCGACACGCTCACCAAGAAAGACCGCAGCCCCGTCACTGTCGCCGACTTCGCCTCGCAAGCCGTGGTCTGCGAAACCCTGCAACGCCACTTCGCCAATGACCCGGTCGTCGGCGAAGAAGACGCCGCCGAGCTGCGCGACGAAGCCAACGAGCCGCTGCGTGCCTCCGTCGTCGAACACGTGCAACGCGCCCTGGCGGACATCGCGCCCGCCACCGAAGCGCAGGTACTCAGTTGGATCGACCGCGGCCACGCCGAGGGCGGCGCAAAAGGCCGCTTCTGGACGCTCGACCCCATCGACGGCACGAAGGGCTTCCTCCGCGGCGAGCAGTACGCGATCGCACTGGCGCTGATCGAAGATGGCGAGATCGTCTTCGGCGCGCTCGGCTGCCCCAACCTCCCCTCGCCCGCCGACGAAGGCGAAGGCCTGCTCATCGTCGCCAGCCGGGGCGATGGCACGTGGATGACGCCGTTGATTTTCGAAGGTGAATCTGAGTTGCAGCCCGTGCACGTCAGCGACATCGCCGCCGCCGCCGACGCGAACTTCTGCGAGTCAGTCGAGTCCGGCCACAGCGATCAGGATCAGTCGGTGCAGATCGCGAAGAAGCTCGGCATCACCGCCGAGCCCGTCCGCATGGACAGCCAGGCGAAATACGCCACCGTCGCGGGCGGCAGCGCCGCGATCTACCTGCGTCTGCCGACACGGCCGGGTTATCGTGAGAAGATCTGGGACCACGCCGCGGGCGTGATCGCCGTCGAAGAGGCCGGCGGCAAGGTCACCGACGTCGCCGGCAAGCCGCTGGAGTTCGGCCACGGCCGACAGCTCGAAGCCAACCGCGGCGTCATCGCCACCAACGGCCGCATCCACGACGCCGTCGTCGCCGCCGTCCGCGACGTGCTCGAAAGCTGAATCAAGACCAACACCCAGCCGTCAGCCGGTCACGTCGATCCGCCCGCCCGTGTCCGCCGACTGCCCGAGACCATTGCCGCCCGAGCCGTGGTTCTTCTCCTGAAGTTCCACCGCTTTATCGAGCATCTCCATCTCGGCTGCGCCGCGCTCGCGAGCGATATCCATCGCCTTCGAAGCCACCTTCATGCCCACCTCACTCATGAGTTGGGCGTGCGATCCAATAGGGCTGATTCCACTCATATCAAAGCGCATCGACCACCCCACCCCCACAACTTGAACCAACCCGTTGTTTTTCACCCCCGCAACCATTCAAACGTCCGATATCGACGCCTCACCCCGTCGAGTTCCCACACCCCCCGAAGCCCACACCGTCACGGTGTGGGCTTCCCACCCTCCTGCTCATCATCATCCTCAAGAAACTCTTCCTCCTCACCATCCTCATCATCATCGAGCAACATCTCCTCCTCCGGCTCGTCCGCTTCCCCTGGCTCCCTCGGTTCCCCCGGTTCCTCCAACTCTTCCCCATATTCCGCCTCGTCCGCCTCATCCACCGCCTCGCCCGCGGCACGCTTGGCCCGCAGCCGTTCGCGACGCTCCGCCCGCAGCTTCGCCTGCTCGTCCGGCCAGTCGTACTGCATCTGCCCCGTCTCCGGGTCGCGCCAGTCCGTTGCCTCGTCATGCACCAACGTCAGCTTCGCCTGCTCGTCTTCCGTGCGAGGCTCCAGCCGAATCTCGCCGCCCGCGTCTTCCTGCAATACGCGAACCTTGTTCTCACGCACCAGCTCCAGCGTCGCGAGGAACAGGCCGATCATCTCGCTGCGATTCGTCCGCCCGACGAAAATCGCCTGCAACGTCATGCCGCCTTCGCGTTGCAGTCGATCGTAGATGTCCGCGGCATGCAGCGAGATCGGCGTGTCGTCCACCGTCACCTGGTGATCGCCTTGATGCCCGATCGAGTCCAGCATCCGCGAGAACGCCTGGCAGAGGTCCATCACGTTCACATCGTCCAGATCCAGCTCGATCGGCTCGGCTTCGCCTTCCGCCTTCTCCGCCGTCTGCGCCTTCACCGGATGGATCGCGAACCGTTGGCTCCAGCTCTCCTGCTGTCGCTCCAACGCCCGCGACGCGTCCTTGTACCGCTTGTACGCAAGCAACTGCTGCACCAGCTCGAACCGCGGATCGCGCTCCGGCTGCGCATCCCCCTCGCCCGCTTGCTCACCCTCGTCCGCCTGCTCGCGCGGCATGAGCATCTGGCTTTTGATTTCCAGCAGCGTCGCCGCCATGACGAGAAACTCCCCCGCCTGGTCCATGTCCATGAGCTCGATCAGCTTCAAATGGTCGAGATACTGCTCGGCCAGCTTCGCGACAGGGATGTCGTGCAGATCGATCTCATGCCGTTTCACCAGGTAAAGCAACAGGTCCAACGGCCCGGCATACGCCTCAAGCTGCACGCGATATTCACTCATCCCCATAGTGTCGAGCTTCCCCCCCCCACTTTCAAGTTCACGCCCCGCTTTCTCCTATAAAGCCCACGGATGGCATCCGTGGGATTCGCTCAAACTTGAAACTCCCAACTCGAACCTCGACACTACCTTGATGACCACCCCCGACCAGGCCGACTTCGCCCGCCGCGTCCTCAACGCCGAGGCCGACGCCATCCGCCACATCACCATCGACGACAGCTTCCAGCAAGCCGTCAACCTCATCATCCAGCACGACGACGGCAGCCCCCGCACCGGCAGCCTCATCATCTCCGGCCTGGGCAAAAGCGGACTCATCGGCCAAAAGCTCTCCGCCACCTTCGCCTCCACCGGCACGCCCAGCCAGTTCCTCCACCCCTCCGAGGCCGTGCACGGCGACCTCGGCCGCATCCGACGCGGCGACACCGCCCTCCTGCTCTCCTACGGCGGAAACACCGAAGAAGTCGTCACACTCGCCGAACTGCTCCGACAAGACAGCCTGCCCACGCTCGCCCTCGTCGGCAAGCCCGACTGCGACCTCGCACGACTCGCCACCGTCACCCTCACCGTCGGCGACGTCACCGAAGCCTGCCCGCTCAACCTCGCCCCCACCGCCAGCACCACCGCCATGCTCGCGCTCGGCGACGCCCTCGCCCTCGCCGTCGCACGCCAACGCAACTTCGGCGTCGAACAGTTCCGCAAGCTCCACCCCGGCGGCGGCCTCGGCAGGCAACTCACCCCCGTCACCCAGGCCATGCGCTTCAAAGCCGCACCCCCCGCCGACGCCAACCTCCCGCTCATCCACCCCGACCGCACCGTCGAGCAGGCCTACGCCGAGGCCGAGCAGTTCGCCAAAGCCTCCGGCCTGCGACGCGCGGGCGCTCTGCTCATCGTCGACGACCAAGGCAAGCTCGCCGGCATCGTCACCGACGGCGACCTCCGCACCGCACTCATCCGCCAGGGCCCCGACGCCTGGCTTGGCCCCATCCGCCAGATCATGACCACCCACCCGACCACCCTCCCCATCGACGCCCTCGTCCGCGACGCCGTCCGCATCGTCCGCGAGCACCGCTTCGACGAGATCCCCATCGTCGACGAAAACCACCACCCCGTCGGCCTCATCGACGTCCAGGACCTCGCCGCCCTGAAAGTCATCGAAGGCTGACTACGACCCCACCCCGAAGCCCACGGCGTCAATCCGTGGGCTTCCCTCCCCAACTAGAAACTAGAAACTCAAAACTCGAAACGCTTATGACCCTCCCCGACCCAACTGCCAACATCGACCACCTCAAGCTGCTCGTCCTCGACGTCGACGGCGTCCTCACCGACGGCTCGATCACCCTCACCGAGCAAGGCCACGAGATCAAACGCTTTCACGTCCGCGATGGCCTGGGCATCAAACTCCTCCGCGACAACGGCATCGACGTCGCCATTCTCAGCTCCCGCGCCAGCCGAGCCGTCACGCTCCGCATGCAGGAGATCGGCATCACCCACGTTCTGCAAGGCGTCGCCGACAAAGCCGCGGGCCTTGCGACCTTGCTCAACGACATCAACATCCCCGCCGCCGAAGCCGCCTACATGGGCGACGACCTTCAAGACCTCCCCGCCATGCGCAAGTGTGCCTACCGCATGACCGTCGCCGACGCGAGCAAGCCCGTCCGCGACGCCGCTGACTATGTCACCTTCACCCAAGGTGGCCACGGCGCGGTCCGCGAAGCCGCCGAGCACCTGCTCCGCTCGCAAAACAAATGGCGCACCGCCCTCGCCCCCTACACCAACGATTAACTTTCGCACCACCCCACAAGCCCGAGCCCCCCGAAGCCCTCCCAACAACAAACTCGAAACCAGAAACTCGAAACCCCATGCCTCGCAGCCTTCATATCACCAGTCTCACCAACCCGCGTATCAAGCAGGTCGTCCGCCTGCGTGAGCAGCGTCACCGCCGCAAGCTCGGGCTGTTCATCGCTGAGGGTTCGCGTGAGATCACGCGTGCCTGCGCCGCCGGCCTGCCCATTGTCGAGCTATATCACTGTCCCGAGTTGCTCGACCAGCCCGGCCGACACGACAGCGCTGCAATTAACCGCCTCGCCACCGGCCTTCCCGCCGACGCGCTGGTCGCCGAGTTGCCCGCCGCCGTGTTTCGCAAGATCGCCTACGTTCGCGAGCCCGAGGGCGTGCTCGCCGTCATTCCGCAGCCGACGTGGTCGTGGGACGACCTGCCCGCCGCCGCCACCTCGCCGCTTTGCCTGGTGACGGTGGGCATTGAAAAGCCGGGCAATCTAGGCGCGATGGTCCGCACTGCCGACGCCGCCGGCGCCGCTGCCGTCGTCACCGCCGGCGCGGTCGTCGACCCGTTCAACCCCAACGCGATCCGCACCAGCACCGGCGCGGTCTTCACCCTGCCGACCATCGCCGCCAGCGAAGCCGAGGCGATCGACCGCCTCACAACGCTGGGCTACCGCATCTTCGCGAGCACGTTGCAGCAGGCCGTGCCCCATACCGATGTGGACTTCACCGGTCCGACCGCGATCGTCATCGGCCCGGAAGACGTGGGGCTCGCCGACGCCTGGCTCGCTGCCGCCGACCGCACCGCAGGCCGCCGCGTGCACATCCCGATGCACAGCCGCACGGTCGACTCGCTCAACGCCGCCGCCGCCGCCGCCATCCTCCTCTTCGAAGCCACCCGCCAACGCCACCGCTAAGCCGCCCCCACCACAAATCCGCCAACGCGAAATGCCGCGTGCAAAACGCTATCCTTAATGCCGACATGAAATACCAGCCACACGAAATCGAACCGCGCTGGCAAGCGTGGTGGGACCAGAACAACACCTTCCGCACGCCAAACCCCGGCGAGCCCGCCAACGGCAAGCTCGACCCGGCCAGCCCAAAGTTCTACGTGCTCGACATGTTCCCCTACCCCTCCGGCGTAGGCCTGCACGTCGGACACCCGCTCGGCTATATCGCCACGGACATCGTCGCCCGCTACAAACGCATGCGCGGCTACAACGTCCTCCACCCCATGGGCTTCGACAGCTTCGGCCTCCCCGCCGAGCAGTTCGCCGTCGAGCACGGCGTACACCCACGCATCACCACCGAACGCAACATCGAAAACATGGTCAGCCAGCTCAAAAAGCTCGGCCTCGGCTATGACTGGTCACGACGCGTCGCCACCACCGAACCCGCCTACTACAAATGGACCCAATGGGTCTTCCTCCAGCTCTATCACAGCTGGTTCGACCCCACGCAAAACCGCGCCCGACCCATCGCAGAACTCGAACAGGCGCTGCAAGCCGGCGATATCGAAATCGGGCCCGACGGCGAGCTCGTCTTCGAAGGCGCGATGACCGGCCTCGAACCCATCGCAGGCGAACAGGTCTTCACCCGACGCTGGTACGACCTCACGCCCAAACAGCAACGCGCCCTCATCGACGAGTACCGCCTCGCCTTCCTCGACGAAGTGCCCGTCAACTGGTGCCCCGCCCTCGGCACCGTGCTCGCCAACGAGGAAGTCACCAACGACAACCGCTCCGAGCGCGGCAACCACCCCGTCCACAAACGCCCGCTCAAGCAATGGATGCTCCGCATCACCGCGTTCGCCGAACGCCTCATCGACGACCTCGACCTCGTCGACTGGCCCGAGCCGATCAAGCTCATGCAACGCAACTGGATCGGCAAAAGCGAAGGCGCGGAAGTTCACTTCCCCATCGTCGGCCCAACCAACGACGCCGAAGTCGCCAGCGACACCAACGACACCGGCGACGTCATCACCGTCTTCACCACCCGCCCCGACACGCTGTTCGGCGCAACCTACATGGTGCTCGCTCCCGAACACCCGCTCGTCGAAGCGATCACCACCGCCGACCAGTACCACGCCGTCAACGAATACCGCAAGCAGGCCGAAGCCAAGGCCGACATCGACCGCCAGGCCGACACCAAAGAAAAGACCGGCGTCTTCACCGGCGCTTACGCCATCAACCCCGTCACGGAAGAGCGCATCCCGATCTGGGTCGCCGACTATGTCATGATGGGCTACGGCACGGGCGCGATCATGGCCGTGCCCGCCCATGACGATCGCGACTTCGCCTTCGCCAAGCAGTTCGACCTGCCTATCCGCGCCGTCGTCATGCCCGACGACGACTGGCTCGAAGCCCACGCCATTGAAAGCCAGCAAAACCCAGGCAGCTCCGCGTCAGACGCATACCTCGCAGACGCGGGCGCTTTCGACAACGCATTCGTCGGGCACGGCGAAGCCGTCAACTCCGTCAACGACGAAATCACCCTCAACGGCCTGCCCACCGCCGACGCGAAGCAAGCCATGATCCAATGGCT containing:
- a CDS encoding KdsC family phosphatase — its product is MTLPDPTANIDHLKLLVLDVDGVLTDGSITLTEQGHEIKRFHVRDGLGIKLLRDNGIDVAILSSRASRAVTLRMQEIGITHVLQGVADKAAGLATLLNDINIPAAEAAYMGDDLQDLPAMRKCAYRMTVADASKPVRDAADYVTFTQGGHGAVREAAEHLLRSQNKWRTALAPYTND
- a CDS encoding SIS domain-containing protein; this translates as MTTPDQADFARRVLNAEADAIRHITIDDSFQQAVNLIIQHDDGSPRTGSLIISGLGKSGLIGQKLSATFASTGTPSQFLHPSEAVHGDLGRIRRGDTALLLSYGGNTEEVVTLAELLRQDSLPTLALVGKPDCDLARLATVTLTVGDVTEACPLNLAPTASTTAMLALGDALALAVARQRNFGVEQFRKLHPGGGLGRQLTPVTQAMRFKAAPPADANLPLIHPDRTVEQAYAEAEQFAKASGLRRAGALLIVDDQGKLAGIVTDGDLRTALIRQGPDAWLGPIRQIMTTHPTTLPIDALVRDAVRIVREHRFDEIPIVDENHHPVGLIDVQDLAALKVIEG
- a CDS encoding ScpA family protein, whose translation is MSEYRVQLEAYAGPLDLLLYLVKRHEIDLHDIPVAKLAEQYLDHLKLIELMDMDQAGEFLVMAATLLEIKSQMLMPREQADEGEQAGEGDAQPERDPRFELVQQLLAYKRYKDASRALERQQESWSQRFAIHPVKAQTAEKAEGEAEPIELDLDDVNVMDLCQAFSRMLDSIGHQGDHQVTVDDTPISLHAADIYDRLQREGGMTLQAIFVGRTNRSEMIGLFLATLELVRENKVRVLQEDAGGEIRLEPRTEDEQAKLTLVHDEATDWRDPETGQMQYDWPDEQAKLRAERRERLRAKRAAGEAVDEADEAEYGEELEEPGEPREPGEADEPEEEMLLDDDEDGEEEEFLEDDDEQEGGKPTP
- the ccsA gene encoding cytochrome c biogenesis protein CcsA translates to MTTLRFAHPTPRTTMTPTSPPKPQAASPTLVDRSRLPGYLPAIIVLLLALTTPALAYNDDDPHAGHDHPDTEASHPHPHATHGEPSTPAPAPGSTPAPGATQPLAPGAGEISPYTGTESTAEDAPAGPTAHQLHDLHHHSNAPLDRDAHAAFADRVDTRDFARLAVFDGGRPKILDTLAREELNRIYGRPQWRDAITGKRYDPVFTYFDMLFSKRYYFDKPIIRVEVLPLRQQLIQRVDLERMFAHVEADDPALHQRLTDPDRWLRWGQIAPLMVVEPAVQNLLSGQGSNLRLFEAQRAVVNSAITFDQVGARLNMVSPAEGQEHWHHLLALEDITAAEGLTVSNPEAAAAVREQFVALAHAWQQGDADGVNAALEVLVEQLPQINAATYPASFQLQVESVYNATSRFTIGFWVYLLATVALLVAFATRRRWIANTGLVLLVVGFLVHSGGIAARTILTERWPIHNQYESFIAVAWFAVLLGLVLMLVRRQWLFGAAAAALGSATLLTAHMIQIPSHEAGPVAAILATSRILYIHVNIVLASYAMIGLGFVISLFYIGVHYFGKGGGQGSNGSTGQPVNLQANPVKPDVALQSGAPNLLQFAAAGVGAFDRSDATPARGRLALLNDLDKAQLIVLQLAFWTLGVGILLGAYWADHAWGRWWAWDPKETWALITWIVYLVAIHVRLGVKNRGLVTAWLSVLGFFAMVWCYFGVNLLLAGLHSYA
- a CDS encoding TrmH family RNA methyltransferase yields the protein MPRSLHITSLTNPRIKQVVRLREQRHRRKLGLFIAEGSREITRACAAGLPIVELYHCPELLDQPGRHDSAAINRLATGLPADALVAELPAAVFRKIAYVREPEGVLAVIPQPTWSWDDLPAAATSPLCLVTVGIEKPGNLGAMVRTADAAGAAAVVTAGAVVDPFNPNAIRTSTGAVFTLPTIAASEAEAIDRLTTLGYRIFASTLQQAVPHTDVDFTGPTAIVIGPEDVGLADAWLAAADRTAGRRVHIPMHSRTVDSLNAAAAAAILLFEATRQRHR
- the leuS gene encoding leucine--tRNA ligase, coding for MKYQPHEIEPRWQAWWDQNNTFRTPNPGEPANGKLDPASPKFYVLDMFPYPSGVGLHVGHPLGYIATDIVARYKRMRGYNVLHPMGFDSFGLPAEQFAVEHGVHPRITTERNIENMVSQLKKLGLGYDWSRRVATTEPAYYKWTQWVFLQLYHSWFDPTQNRARPIAELEQALQAGDIEIGPDGELVFEGAMTGLEPIAGEQVFTRRWYDLTPKQQRALIDEYRLAFLDEVPVNWCPALGTVLANEEVTNDNRSERGNHPVHKRPLKQWMLRITAFAERLIDDLDLVDWPEPIKLMQRNWIGKSEGAEVHFPIVGPTNDAEVASDTNDTGDVITVFTTRPDTLFGATYMVLAPEHPLVEAITTADQYHAVNEYRKQAEAKADIDRQADTKEKTGVFTGAYAINPVTEERIPIWVADYVMMGYGTGAIMAVPAHDDRDFAFAKQFDLPIRAVVMPDDDWLEAHAIESQQNPGSSASDAYLADAGAFDNAFVGHGEAVNSVNDEITLNGLPTADAKQAMIQWLKRKDIGHGQVQYKLRDWLFSRQRYWGEPFPIAHCPEGGTKAIDEADLPVELPEMEDFRPAASDDPAAPPQPPLGRAPESWKYVEIDGERCQRELNTMPQWAGSCWYYLRFLDPQNSEQLVGQAAEQYWMQSPKRSGGTHAGGVDLYVGGVEHAVLHLLYARFWHKVLYDLGHVSTPEPFGRLFNQGYIQAYYYEDQRGMRVPVDEVVDQDGKPAREVQDEKGRQFFHQGKPVKQMYGKMGKSLKNAVAPDDVINEHGADALRLYLMYLGPLDQSKVWSSRDIVGVSRFLQRLWRNLVNEDTGDLLATDSEPDDELRHLLHKSIKRVTDALDSLSLNVGIAALIELNNALVALDRVPREVAEPMVRMLSPLAPHVAEELWHRLGKAGSVADADWPSYDESLLTRATVELPVQINGKMRGKITLPADADEAAVETAAKADPKIAAAIEGKTLRKVIVVPGRMVNLVAN
- a CDS encoding 3'(2'),5'-bisphosphate nucleotidase; this translates as MTTHERTAELAAAIEAVSRAAQVTQAVQRELVTADTLTKKDRSPVTVADFASQAVVCETLQRHFANDPVVGEEDAAELRDEANEPLRASVVEHVQRALADIAPATEAQVLSWIDRGHAEGGAKGRFWTLDPIDGTKGFLRGEQYAIALALIEDGEIVFGALGCPNLPSPADEGEGLLIVASRGDGTWMTPLIFEGESELQPVHVSDIAAAADANFCESVESGHSDQDQSVQIAKKLGITAEPVRMDSQAKYATVAGGSAAIYLRLPTRPGYREKIWDHAAGVIAVEEAGGKVTDVAGKPLEFGHGRQLEANRGVIATNGRIHDAVVAAVRDVLES